In Fundidesulfovibrio soli, a single genomic region encodes these proteins:
- a CDS encoding FtsX-like permease family protein, with translation MRRTAATVLLFLAALALAAVPCWAKKQAAPQADAHRVDAGLLAAFDADPVAALASLGDRSSGTPGAAKAADVIQAWFEGLGAGKAGRQSFQMPVKENGPAVLRVAGRSVSVQPTDLNALSTEAAQDITGPLIDGGAGELADFNGKDVAGAIVLMRLDSGKNWTNAALLGARAVVYVDRPMEDGKPASKVFYRDKTELTPVQFPRYWIEGGQAERELAGTLGQTATLSCKSMWRQALHDNIYLYIEGSDPALARQVVAFEAFYDTRAYVSGRAPGADEAGSLTALAHLARGFAQNKPKRGVLLVATSGHAQSLAGWREFLAAFKVKGKELRTQRKELAEKQDNAAQVLALLEKGGAPLGDPLLAPGLEVALKDEVDRVSTRLMRLRLEGRAETQQEVAEYSDRRQKLRTLSWRGGFTGLNAEESALLEGLLPTVRERYKDIQADAARQLAEVESSRTLRQMLGDGEIVSAVSLHISSHGDGIGAVNDGWLYALKPEINRVQSYSGLSGFLTDAAAKLGYPKSDLRFVNGLRADRVRPWRSYFVDAPQLGGEVSAMAGLLGLTLATVNDGRFLWGTPHDVPAAVDRDNLLRQCEMVAGLAGALANGGWEPPSTMPRNGFATINGRARFIRQGELFPDRPAPGAVFLVFQGESRFMAAAGADGSFRVAGLADGKHVLDKAVVEGFRFSQETGEAEWAIDKKQTVKDNYRVRLRRLVNETDLTMFACRQSTGFSAFDPRTFRYFTKVELLDARREAEPMHYWFSRLDTLSSTCFSLFMEPGSRYKLILSDSVLARKMLLLDSTPENPTGSGYTVDNWPLLSWTELRAARDMWNLLEPRIANLETHGIFNERIREMRSKGRGELDKAESLRAAKRYDEAMTQARSSWAYATRVYNDVEKTQKDVLIGVLFYIALFIPFAYCMERLVFAFTDIHKRLLGFLGILTTVIAVIYNVHPAFKLTYSPMVVIMAFFIIGLALLVGFIIVMRFEQEMEELQRRSKHVKASEIGKLKAFAASFAIGVTNLRRRKIRTSLTCATLVILTFTVMSFTSVRSARTDHAVRFSDSSSYQGVMLKNLGWKSIPVEAENVLSDQAGQGRAAPRAVIESRDRVSAFVTQVSGPKRHETVQGVLGLSYAEPAVSKMDRILTEGRWFKENEREAVLLPDGLAARIGAAPGSVVTLWGRPFEVAGIFSGKELERITDLDGEPLTPVVYPSETAVEVTESEKDAIDSGEDIVTYQGRYQHVPGEQLVILPYETAMGMGGQLKSLALQDGAASDLAGTLADRFGLTIYAGLPAGTFVFQSSDTINYAGVPNIVIPLAIAMLIVLNTMIGAVFERKREIAVYTAVGLAPTHVSFLFIAEALAFAVLSSVMGYLLAQVAAEFLSGTFLWKGMTANYSSLSGVAALGLVILVVLLSVVYPSRVAANIAIPDVNRSWTLPEPKGNTIQAVLPFLMHIREQDCAGGFLLEYYKAHQDVSHGLFSTGEVTQDFVCPWNEPDKGPHPKEVHGEFCTLESCLRIQARVWLAPFDFGINQRVMISFTPAMWHPGYLEIEVTLTREAGEAGMWKRLNKGFLDDLRKQMLVWRSLDQERRDSYGASVDTSTKNPPDTRE, from the coding sequence ATGCGGCGGACGGCAGCGACAGTCCTGCTTTTCCTGGCCGCGCTGGCGTTGGCCGCGGTTCCCTGCTGGGCAAAGAAGCAGGCCGCCCCCCAGGCGGACGCCCATCGGGTGGATGCGGGGCTGCTGGCGGCGTTCGACGCCGACCCCGTGGCCGCGCTGGCCTCCCTGGGCGACAGGAGCAGCGGCACCCCGGGGGCCGCCAAAGCCGCCGACGTGATCCAGGCCTGGTTCGAGGGCCTTGGCGCTGGCAAGGCGGGGCGGCAATCCTTCCAGATGCCCGTCAAGGAGAACGGCCCGGCCGTGCTGCGGGTGGCCGGGCGCAGCGTGAGCGTCCAGCCCACTGATCTGAACGCCCTCTCCACGGAGGCCGCCCAGGACATCACCGGCCCGCTCATCGACGGCGGGGCGGGCGAACTGGCTGACTTCAACGGCAAGGACGTGGCCGGGGCCATCGTGCTCATGCGCCTGGATTCCGGTAAGAACTGGACCAACGCGGCCCTGCTCGGCGCGCGCGCCGTCGTCTACGTGGACAGGCCCATGGAGGACGGCAAGCCCGCCTCCAAGGTGTTCTACCGGGACAAGACCGAACTCACCCCCGTCCAGTTCCCACGCTACTGGATCGAAGGCGGACAGGCTGAGCGCGAACTGGCCGGAACCCTGGGCCAGACAGCCACGCTCTCCTGCAAGTCCATGTGGCGCCAGGCCCTGCACGACAACATCTACCTCTACATTGAAGGCTCCGACCCGGCCCTGGCCCGGCAGGTGGTGGCCTTCGAGGCATTCTACGACACCCGCGCCTACGTGTCCGGCCGCGCACCGGGCGCTGACGAAGCCGGTTCCCTGACCGCGCTGGCCCATCTGGCGCGCGGCTTCGCCCAGAACAAGCCCAAGCGCGGCGTGCTGCTGGTGGCGACCTCCGGGCACGCCCAGTCCCTGGCGGGGTGGCGCGAGTTCCTGGCGGCCTTCAAGGTCAAGGGCAAGGAGCTGCGCACCCAGCGCAAGGAGCTGGCCGAGAAGCAGGACAACGCCGCCCAGGTGCTGGCCCTGCTGGAAAAGGGCGGCGCTCCCCTTGGCGACCCCCTGCTGGCCCCGGGCCTTGAAGTGGCCCTCAAGGACGAGGTGGACCGCGTCTCCACGCGGCTCATGCGCCTGCGCCTGGAGGGCCGCGCCGAGACGCAGCAGGAGGTGGCCGAATATTCCGACCGCCGCCAGAAGCTGCGAACCCTCAGCTGGCGCGGGGGGTTCACCGGCCTGAACGCCGAGGAGTCGGCCCTGCTCGAGGGGCTGCTGCCCACGGTGCGCGAGCGCTACAAGGACATCCAGGCCGACGCCGCCCGGCAGCTGGCCGAGGTGGAGTCCAGCCGGACACTGCGCCAGATGCTGGGCGACGGCGAGATCGTTTCCGCCGTGTCGCTGCACATCTCCAGCCACGGCGACGGCATCGGGGCCGTGAACGACGGCTGGCTCTACGCCCTCAAGCCCGAGATCAACCGGGTGCAGTCCTATTCGGGCCTCTCCGGCTTTCTCACGGATGCGGCCGCGAAGCTCGGCTATCCCAAGAGCGACCTGCGCTTCGTCAACGGCCTGCGCGCCGACCGCGTGCGCCCCTGGCGCAGCTATTTCGTGGACGCGCCCCAGCTCGGCGGCGAGGTGAGCGCCATGGCCGGGCTGCTGGGGCTGACCCTGGCCACTGTCAACGACGGCAGGTTCCTCTGGGGCACCCCGCACGACGTGCCGGCCGCCGTGGACCGCGATAACCTGCTCCGCCAGTGCGAGATGGTGGCCGGCCTGGCCGGGGCTCTGGCCAACGGCGGCTGGGAGCCGCCCTCAACCATGCCGCGCAACGGCTTCGCCACGATCAACGGCCGCGCCCGCTTCATCCGCCAGGGCGAGCTCTTCCCGGACAGGCCCGCGCCCGGGGCCGTGTTCCTGGTCTTCCAGGGCGAATCCCGCTTCATGGCCGCCGCCGGGGCCGACGGCTCCTTCAGGGTGGCCGGGCTGGCCGACGGCAAGCACGTGCTGGACAAGGCAGTGGTGGAGGGCTTCCGCTTCTCGCAGGAGACGGGCGAGGCCGAGTGGGCCATCGACAAGAAGCAGACCGTCAAGGACAACTACCGCGTGCGCCTGCGCCGCCTGGTGAACGAGACCGACCTGACCATGTTCGCCTGCCGCCAGAGCACGGGCTTTTCCGCCTTCGACCCGCGCACCTTCCGCTACTTCACCAAGGTGGAGCTGCTGGACGCCCGCCGCGAGGCCGAACCCATGCACTACTGGTTCTCTCGGCTGGATACGCTCAGCTCCACATGCTTCAGCCTGTTCATGGAGCCGGGCAGCCGCTACAAGCTCATTCTCTCCGACTCGGTGCTTGCCAGGAAGATGCTCCTGCTGGACTCCACGCCGGAGAATCCCACCGGCTCTGGCTATACCGTGGACAACTGGCCCCTCCTCTCCTGGACGGAGCTGAGGGCCGCGCGCGACATGTGGAACCTGCTGGAGCCACGCATCGCCAACCTGGAGACCCACGGCATCTTCAACGAGCGCATCCGCGAGATGCGGAGCAAGGGTCGCGGCGAGTTGGACAAGGCCGAATCGCTGCGCGCCGCCAAACGCTACGACGAGGCCATGACCCAGGCCCGTTCCTCCTGGGCCTACGCCACCCGCGTCTACAACGACGTGGAGAAGACCCAGAAGGACGTGCTCATCGGCGTGCTGTTCTACATCGCGCTGTTCATTCCCTTCGCCTACTGCATGGAGCGCCTGGTCTTCGCCTTCACGGACATCCACAAGCGCCTCCTGGGCTTCCTGGGCATCCTGACCACGGTCATCGCCGTTATCTACAACGTGCACCCGGCCTTCAAGCTGACCTACAGCCCCATGGTCGTCATAATGGCCTTCTTCATCATCGGGCTGGCCTTGCTTGTGGGGTTCATCATCGTGATGCGCTTCGAGCAGGAGATGGAGGAGCTGCAGCGGCGCTCCAAGCACGTCAAAGCCTCTGAGATAGGCAAGCTCAAGGCCTTCGCGGCCTCTTTCGCCATCGGCGTCACCAACCTGCGCCGCCGCAAGATCCGCACCTCGCTGACCTGCGCCACACTGGTGATCCTCACCTTCACGGTGATGAGCTTCACCTCCGTGCGCAGCGCCCGCACGGACCACGCGGTGCGTTTCTCCGATTCGAGCAGCTACCAGGGCGTGATGCTCAAGAACCTGGGCTGGAAGTCCATCCCCGTGGAGGCCGAGAACGTGCTCTCGGACCAGGCGGGGCAGGGCAGGGCGGCCCCGCGCGCGGTGATCGAATCGCGCGACAGGGTCAGCGCCTTCGTCACCCAGGTCAGCGGCCCCAAGCGGCACGAAACCGTTCAGGGCGTGCTGGGCCTCTCCTACGCGGAGCCCGCGGTTTCCAAGATGGACCGCATCCTCACCGAAGGCCGCTGGTTCAAGGAGAACGAGCGCGAGGCGGTGCTGCTGCCGGACGGCCTGGCGGCGCGCATCGGCGCGGCCCCCGGCTCCGTGGTGACGCTGTGGGGCAGGCCCTTCGAGGTGGCGGGCATATTCTCCGGCAAGGAGCTTGAGCGCATAACCGACCTGGACGGCGAGCCCCTGACCCCTGTGGTCTACCCCAGCGAGACCGCCGTGGAGGTCACGGAGAGCGAGAAGGACGCCATCGACTCCGGCGAGGACATCGTGACCTACCAGGGTCGCTACCAGCATGTGCCCGGAGAGCAGTTGGTCATCCTGCCCTACGAGACGGCCATGGGCATGGGCGGGCAGCTCAAGAGCCTGGCCCTGCAGGACGGCGCGGCGAGCGATCTGGCCGGAACCCTGGCCGACCGCTTCGGTCTGACCATCTACGCCGGGCTCCCGGCCGGCACCTTCGTTTTCCAGTCCTCCGACACGATCAACTACGCGGGCGTGCCCAACATCGTCATCCCCCTGGCCATCGCCATGCTCATCGTGCTCAACACCATGATCGGGGCCGTGTTCGAGCGCAAACGCGAGATCGCCGTGTACACCGCCGTGGGCCTGGCCCCCACGCATGTCTCCTTCCTGTTCATCGCCGAGGCGCTGGCCTTCGCGGTGCTCTCCTCGGTGATGGGCTACCTGCTGGCCCAGGTGGCGGCGGAGTTCCTTTCCGGCACGTTCCTCTGGAAGGGCATGACCGCCAACTACAGCTCGCTCTCGGGCGTGGCCGCGCTGGGCCTTGTGATCCTGGTGGTGCTGCTCTCGGTGGTCTACCCCTCGCGGGTGGCGGCCAACATCGCCATACCGGACGTGAACCGCTCCTGGACGCTGCCAGAGCCCAAGGGCAACACCATCCAGGCCGTGCTGCCATTCCTGATGCACATTCGAGAGCAGGACTGCGCGGGCGGCTTCCTGCTGGAATACTACAAGGCCCACCAGGACGTGTCCCACGGGCTGTTCTCCACGGGCGAGGTCACGCAGGACTTCGTCTGCCCCTGGAACGAACCGGACAAGGGGCCGCACCCCAAGGAAGTCCACGGCGAGTTCTGCACCCTGGAGTCCTGCCTGCGCATCCAGGCCCGTGTCTGGCTCGCGCCGTTCGATTTCGGCATCAACCAGCGGGTGATGATCTCCTTCACGCCCGCCATGTGGCATCCGGGCTATCTGGAGATCGAGGTGACGCTCACCCGCGAGGCGGGTGAGGCCGGTATGTGGAAACGGCTCAACAAGGGCTTCCTGGACGACCTGCGCAAGCAGATGCTCGTCTGGCGCTCCCTGGACCAGGAACGGCGCGACTCCTACGGGGCCAGCGTGGACACGAGCACCAAGAACCCACCGGACACACGGGAATAG
- a CDS encoding ABC transporter ATP-binding protein gives MSQMNNIVRVSGVTKTFDLGRITVQALKGVDLGIHSGEYLSIMGPSGSGKSTLFNMIGGLDKPTSGKVFIDEVDIAQLDAYELAWLRNRKIGYIFQTFNLIQVMTALENVTLPMTFAGVPDDEAAEKGLTLLGLVGLRERHAHKPMELSGGQQQRVAIARSLANDPAILLADEPTGNLDLSTGEEIIALLKSLSSERGVTIISATHDYKMLNVSDRVVWIRDGRIDKIEERDQLKITLGGIGAKEY, from the coding sequence ATGTCCCAGATGAACAACATCGTGCGTGTCTCAGGCGTCACCAAAACTTTCGACCTGGGCAGGATCACCGTGCAGGCCCTCAAGGGCGTGGACCTGGGCATCCATTCAGGCGAGTACCTCTCCATCATGGGGCCGTCCGGTTCCGGCAAGTCCACGCTGTTCAACATGATCGGCGGGCTGGACAAGCCCACCTCCGGCAAGGTGTTCATCGACGAGGTGGACATCGCCCAGTTGGACGCCTACGAGCTGGCCTGGTTGCGCAACCGCAAGATCGGCTACATCTTCCAGACCTTCAACCTCATCCAGGTCATGACCGCCCTGGAGAACGTGACCCTGCCCATGACCTTCGCGGGCGTGCCCGACGACGAGGCCGCCGAGAAGGGGCTCACGCTGCTCGGCCTGGTCGGCCTGCGCGAGCGCCACGCCCACAAGCCCATGGAGCTTTCCGGCGGCCAGCAGCAGCGCGTGGCAATCGCCCGTTCCCTTGCCAACGACCCGGCCATCCTCCTTGCCGACGAACCCACCGGCAACCTGGACCTCTCCACCGGCGAGGAGATCATCGCCCTGCTCAAGAGCCTGTCCAGCGAGCGCGGCGTGACCATCATCTCCGCCACCCACGACTACAAGATGCTCAACGTCTCCGACCGGGTGGTCTGGATCCGCGACGGCCGGATCGACAAGATCGAGGAGCGCGACCAGCTCAAGATCACCCTGGGCGGCATCGGGGCCAAGGAATACTAG
- a CDS encoding ABC transporter permease, whose product MAQTPPTQRPFAPSGEHVARQVRLPLGKSFEISVKSLKVRFSRSLITVMSLVLAVAFLGFTLIGHDVAMGLLASGSASLQSELVKAGFDLAPGRYPGTYEVAASAKDRWIVILSLLVCAVGIVNAQLMAVTERFREIGTMKCLGALDSFVLRLFLLEAGMQGLAGSLIGALVGGLAGVLIGMARFGFAALKYLPAADALASMGIAVGVGFLLSLVGVSYPALVASRMPPVVAMRAEE is encoded by the coding sequence ATGGCCCAGACACCCCCCACGCAGCGCCCATTCGCCCCTTCCGGCGAGCATGTGGCCCGACAGGTGCGGCTGCCCTTGGGCAAATCCTTCGAGATCAGCGTCAAGAGCCTGAAAGTGCGCTTCTCCCGCTCGCTGATCACGGTGATGAGCCTCGTGCTGGCCGTTGCCTTCCTGGGCTTCACGCTCATCGGGCACGACGTCGCCATGGGCCTGCTGGCCTCGGGCAGCGCCAGCCTGCAGTCCGAACTGGTCAAGGCCGGATTCGACCTGGCCCCGGGGCGCTACCCCGGTACCTACGAGGTGGCGGCAAGCGCCAAGGACCGCTGGATCGTCATCCTCTCCCTGCTGGTATGCGCTGTGGGCATCGTCAACGCCCAGCTCATGGCCGTGACCGAACGCTTCCGCGAAATCGGCACCATGAAGTGCCTGGGCGCGCTGGACAGCTTCGTGCTGCGCCTGTTCCTGCTGGAGGCCGGGATGCAGGGCCTGGCGGGTTCGCTCATCGGCGCGCTCGTGGGCGGGCTGGCGGGCGTGCTCATAGGCATGGCCCGGTTCGGCTTCGCCGCCCTGAAATACCTGCCCGCCGCCGATGCCCTGGCCAGCATGGGCATCGCCGTGGGAGTCGGCTTCCTGCTCAGCCTTGTCGGCGTGTCCTACCCGGCGCTGGTGGCTTCCCGCATGCCCCCGGTGGTGGCCATGCGGGCCGAGGAATAG
- a CDS encoding pseudouridine synthase family protein: MTKEKAFTLGAEAGGERLDAVLASLLGLGLRGAKRLAGEGRALVDGVPRPPAYKVRPGQTVALIEAPRPQGEPSVRLLARGGGFAALQKPAGLHTAALKGGGGDSVEAALGELFPGEGAVLVNRLDRDTSGIVLAALDRDAAARYKILEDTGQVDKRYLAVVLGSLDAPLLLRREVDMARRARVKVLPGDSPDPLRATGVRPLAEGEGVTLVEARIAKGARHQIRAHLAAAGHPIAGDALYGDPGAAAVHGLRLHHWRVSLPGLCAACAPGWAEFQDVIQRVMEENPCA, translated from the coding sequence ATGACAAAGGAAAAAGCCTTTACCCTTGGGGCCGAAGCCGGCGGCGAGAGGCTGGATGCCGTGCTCGCCTCGCTGCTGGGGCTGGGTCTGCGCGGGGCCAAGCGCCTTGCCGGCGAGGGCCGCGCCCTGGTGGACGGCGTGCCCAGGCCCCCCGCCTACAAGGTGCGGCCCGGCCAGACCGTGGCCCTGATCGAGGCACCCAGGCCGCAGGGGGAGCCCTCCGTCCGGTTGCTGGCTCGCGGCGGCGGCTTCGCGGCTCTTCAGAAGCCCGCTGGGCTGCACACGGCCGCGCTCAAGGGCGGCGGCGGGGACAGCGTGGAGGCCGCATTGGGAGAGCTGTTCCCCGGCGAGGGGGCCGTGCTGGTCAACCGCCTGGACAGGGATACCTCAGGTATCGTGCTGGCCGCGCTCGACCGGGACGCTGCCGCGCGCTACAAGATTCTGGAAGACACCGGGCAGGTGGACAAGCGCTACCTGGCCGTGGTGCTCGGCAGCCTGGATGCCCCTCTGCTGCTGCGCCGCGAGGTCGACATGGCGCGCCGGGCCAGGGTGAAGGTGCTGCCGGGCGACAGCCCCGACCCGCTGCGCGCCACCGGGGTCCGGCCCTTGGCCGAAGGGGAGGGCGTCACGCTGGTCGAGGCGCGCATCGCCAAGGGGGCGCGCCATCAGATCAGGGCGCACCTGGCCGCGGCAGGGCACCCCATTGCCGGGGACGCCCTCTACGGCGACCCCGGCGCGGCGGCGGTCCATGGGCTGCGCCTGCACCACTGGCGCGTGAGCCTTCCGGGACTGTGCGCGGCCTGCGCCCCAGGCTGGGCCGAATTTCAAGACGTCATCCAACGCGTGATGGAGGAGAACCCATGCGCCTGA
- a CDS encoding AsmA family protein yields MTRTTNILIKVMGCAVLAATLLVGAMLSLDKSAITGRVALLIKDTTGLDVSFHGPVSLRWFPRVGIELRSVKVASPAGGDVPPLVSFDRADVSLRLLPLMTGRVETGKLTFEGLELNLVRDASGKLNLPKLKIKDVKVEGRTVVVTTEDDTTFRIDYEIAGLDITGASVAYQDQRSGFKAGISGLSLHAGAVKRGQPFDVSLALDYSASSPELAGHLQLEGKAMAVPEAMRYSFDKISLKIGAKGAALPVESLESVSGGSLAFDGNAGTMRGDGLNTSLKGFGQTPLSLGLNFLLDQNADTLEVKNLTVASNGMTLTGWTRVAGLTASPSTEAEFSLPRTNPRAVLAALGVNLPETAGQGTFGALQGEFSLKAKGGAASLRSKGLEFDSTKLSLAADYSPAAGQSRPRLAVALKANALNLDNYQPKAGKEPAKGKKEPAASDPSALPLDIEADLELGSLVASKLHMGSITAKAALREGVFTADHLQVALYEGLVKAVLRADLRKGQNAPLAVTATVDGVQLEPLLRDATGNARVAGRATASASLTATGLDPAKALATLGGKAAFFVRDGALLGLEVSPGALESGTGRAKPQARTSFERVSASAAISGGVANTSDLLVVMSPHRITGQGWVNLVSQTLDMHLLASFLKLPSIPIHLTGKADDPSVSLDKGSLTKGMVDSVINAPKEVLKSPGNVGKGALDAVGGFLGKQQNR; encoded by the coding sequence ATGACGCGCACAACCAACATCCTCATCAAAGTCATGGGTTGCGCCGTGCTGGCGGCGACCCTGCTGGTCGGGGCCATGCTCAGCCTGGACAAGAGCGCCATCACCGGGCGCGTCGCCCTGCTCATCAAGGACACCACCGGACTGGATGTCTCCTTCCACGGGCCGGTGAGCCTGCGTTGGTTTCCCCGGGTCGGCATCGAGTTGCGCTCCGTCAAGGTGGCCTCCCCCGCCGGTGGCGACGTTCCGCCCTTGGTCAGTTTCGACCGCGCTGACGTGAGCCTGCGCCTGCTTCCCCTGATGACCGGCCGCGTGGAGACCGGCAAGCTGACCTTCGAGGGCCTGGAGTTGAACCTCGTGCGCGACGCATCCGGCAAGCTCAACCTGCCCAAGCTCAAGATCAAGGACGTCAAGGTGGAGGGCCGCACCGTGGTGGTGACTACCGAGGACGACACGACGTTCCGCATCGATTACGAAATCGCGGGCCTCGACATCACCGGGGCGAGCGTGGCCTATCAGGACCAACGCAGCGGCTTCAAGGCTGGGATCTCCGGGTTGTCCCTCCACGCGGGCGCCGTGAAGCGCGGCCAGCCCTTCGACGTGTCCCTGGCCCTGGACTACTCCGCCTCGTCGCCTGAGCTGGCCGGACATCTCCAGTTGGAGGGCAAGGCCATGGCCGTGCCCGAGGCCATGCGCTACTCCTTCGACAAGATATCGCTCAAGATCGGCGCGAAGGGCGCGGCCCTGCCCGTGGAGTCACTCGAATCGGTCAGCGGCGGCTCCCTGGCCTTCGACGGCAACGCGGGCACCATGCGCGGCGACGGCCTGAACACGTCGCTCAAGGGGTTCGGGCAGACCCCGCTCAGCCTGGGCCTCAATTTCCTGCTGGACCAGAACGCCGACACCCTGGAGGTCAAGAACCTCACGGTTGCCTCAAACGGCATGACGCTCACGGGCTGGACGCGCGTGGCGGGACTGACCGCCTCTCCGTCGACGGAGGCCGAGTTTTCACTGCCCAGGACAAACCCTCGCGCCGTGCTGGCCGCGCTGGGCGTGAACCTTCCCGAAACCGCCGGACAGGGGACGTTCGGAGCGCTGCAGGGGGAATTCTCGCTGAAAGCCAAAGGCGGAGCGGCATCCCTTCGTTCCAAGGGGCTGGAGTTCGACTCCACGAAGCTGAGCCTGGCGGCGGACTACTCGCCCGCCGCAGGGCAGAGCCGCCCCAGGCTGGCGGTGGCCCTGAAGGCCAACGCCCTGAACCTGGACAATTACCAGCCCAAGGCCGGGAAGGAGCCCGCAAAGGGCAAGAAGGAACCCGCCGCTTCTGATCCCTCCGCCCTGCCCCTGGACATTGAGGCGGACCTGGAGCTTGGCTCCCTTGTCGCATCCAAGCTGCACATGGGGTCCATCACCGCCAAGGCCGCCCTCCGGGAGGGCGTGTTCACGGCCGATCATTTGCAAGTCGCGCTTTACGAAGGGCTGGTCAAGGCCGTCCTCCGGGCGGACCTGCGCAAGGGGCAGAACGCGCCGCTGGCCGTTACGGCGACGGTGGACGGCGTGCAGTTGGAGCCCCTGCTGCGCGACGCCACCGGCAACGCCCGAGTCGCCGGCCGCGCCACGGCCAGCGCGTCGCTGACCGCCACGGGCCTGGACCCGGCCAAGGCGCTGGCGACGCTTGGCGGCAAGGCAGCCTTCTTTGTGCGAGACGGCGCGCTGCTCGGGCTGGAGGTCTCGCCCGGCGCGCTCGAGAGCGGGACGGGGCGGGCCAAGCCCCAGGCACGCACGTCCTTCGAGCGGGTCTCCGCCAGCGCGGCCATCAGCGGGGGAGTGGCCAACACCTCCGACCTGCTGGTTGTCATGTCGCCGCACAGGATCACGGGCCAGGGTTGGGTGAATCTGGTCAGCCAAACCCTGGACATGCACCTCTTGGCCAGCTTCCTGAAGTTGCCCTCCATCCCGATCCATCTCACAGGCAAGGCGGACGACCCTTCCGTCTCGCTGGACAAGGGTTCCCTGACCAAGGGCATGGTGGATTCCGTCATCAACGCGCCCAAGGAGGTGCTCAAGTCGCCCGGAAACGTGGGAAAGGGAGCTTTGGACGCTGTGGGAGGCTTCCTGGGTAAGCAGCAGAACAGGTGA